CCAGTGAAGGAAGAGCTATGCATCATTGTGTCGCAGGCTATGGCTCATCTTTACTGGAGGAAAAAAGTTATATTTATAAAGTTATCAATCCGGAGCGAGGGACTTTACATATTTCTCGTAACGGTGATAACTTTGATATCAACCAATTTAAGCTAGTTTGTAATGGCCCCCCATCTAATGATTCATATAAAATTATTCGGCAGTGGTTAAAACAAAAAGAAAGACAATAATTACTTATAAGGCCAAAACTGAACTCGCACGCTCCAAGCTACCTAGATTATAAGATAATGCCCGACCCTTCTTGCGTAGCAACTCCTGAGCAATGTGGGACAGCTTTCCCGTGTAGCAATAAGTCAGCACAATATTTTCACCCAGCTTGCTTTGTACTTCGGTGGTTTTGGCCACCCATCTTTTGATATCAAATGAATCGCCGTAAAGCACCGTTTTACAAAGATGTTACCATCCTATACAGCCCTCCGGCACAGATCCGGACTTGCACTACTAATGCATCCGGCTCCTACATCGAGTCAAACGTAAAAACGTTGAT
This genomic window from sulfur-oxidizing endosymbiont of Gigantopelta aegis contains:
- a CDS encoding PcfJ domain-containing protein, giving the protein MNLLFIFIVLEDLHPKEFLNSNTVYYPICPLGDTDNIIQIKNNIALASEGRAMHHCVAGYGSSLLEEKSYIYKVINPERGTLHISRNGDNFDINQFKLVCNGPPSNDSYKIIRQWLKQKERQ